Proteins from a genomic interval of Chelonoidis abingdonii isolate Lonesome George chromosome 7, CheloAbing_2.0, whole genome shotgun sequence:
- the LOC116839876 gene encoding flavin-containing monooxygenase 1-like: MVKRVAIIGAGVSGLTSIKCCLDEGLEPTCFERSDDIGGVWRFTEDVEDGRPSLYKSMVSNTCKEMSAFTDFPYPEDFPVFVSNSQVLEYLRMYAKHFGLLKHIQFKTTVISVRKCPDFSATGQWAIVTESNGKQESSVFDAVMVCIGYLSDPSLPLESFPGIETFQGKYFHSRYYKHPDVFEGKKVLVIGMGNSGVDIAIEASRVAEKVMISTGRGAWVISRVFDNGYPWDMVFLTRFMNVIRNSLPGPITTWLVAHRTSQWFDHANYGLIPKDRDVIREPVLNDELPGCIITGKITIKPSLKEIKENSVTFQNSPTEEPVDVIVFATGYKFSFPFLEESVVKVEKKQASLYKYIFPPHLEKPTLAVIGLIKPFGAVMPVVEIQARWVTRVFKGLCQLPPVSTMVEEINETKKNKIRWFGLSYDEILKTDCLVYIDELASLMGTKPNVLALLLKDPVLAMKIFFGPCTAYQYRLTGPGKWNGARHAILTQWDRTVKPTRTRVVAEPPNFCFNLLKLISLFVLFAAIFLGFK; the protein is encoded by the exons ATGGTGAAGAGAGTTGCAATTATCGGAGCTGGCGTGAGTGGACTGACCTCCATCAAGTGCTGCCTGGATGAGGGGCTGGAGCCCACCTGCTTTGAGAGAAGTGATGACATCGGGGGTGTCTGGAGATTCACA GAAGATGTTGAAGATGGGAGGCCCAGCCTTTACAAATCCATGGTCAGTAACACCTGCAAAGAGATGTCGGCCTTCACAGACTTCCCGTATCCTGAGGATTTTCCAGTCTTTGTGTCCAACTCCCAAGTCCTGGAGTATCTCAGGATGTATGCCAAGCATTTTGGCCTTCTGAAGCACATCCAGTTCAAG ACCACAGTCATCAGTGTAAGGAAATGCCCAGATTTCTCTGCCACTGGCCAGTGGGCTATTGTCACGGAGTCTAATGGGAAGCAGGAATCATCTGTCTTTGATGCTGTTATGGTTTGCATTGGCTATCTCTCTGATCCATCCCTGCCGTTGGAGTCTTTTCCTG GGATAGAGACATTTCAAGGCAAGTACTTTCACAGCCGCTATTACAAGCATCCAGATGTGTTTGAGGGGAAGAAAGTCCTTGTGATCGGCATGGGGAATTCTGGAGTGGATATCGCCATTGAGGCCAGTCGTGTGGCTGAAAAG GTGATGATCAGCACTGGCCGAGGCGCATGGGTGATCAGTCGGGTGTTTGACAATGGTTACCCATGGGACATGGTCTTCCTCACTCGTTTCATGAATGTGATCCGGAATTCCCTCCCTGGGCCCATTACAACATGGCTGGTTGCTCACAGGACAAGTCAGTGGTTTGACCATGCAAACTACGGCCTGATACCTAAGGACAG AGATGTGATACGGGAACCTGTGCTGAATGATGAACTTCCAGGCTGTATCATCACTGGGAAAATCACCATAAAACCAAGTCTGAAGGAGATCAAGGAAAACTCAGTCACGTTTCAAAATAGCCCCACAGAGGAGCCTGTTGACGTCATTGTCTTTGCCACAGGATACaagttctctttccctttccttgaGGAATCTGTTGTCAAAGTCGAAAAGAAGCAGGCATCCCTGTACAAATATATCTTCCCCCCTCATCTGGAGAAGCCAACCCTGGCCGTCATTGGCCTCATCAAGCCATTTGGTGCAGTCATGCCAGTTGTAGAAATTCAAGCTCGCTGGGTCACACGAGTCTTTAAGG GCTTGTGTCAGCTGCCTCCAGTGAGCACCATGGTGGAAGAGATCAACGAGacgaagaaaaacaaaattcgCTG GTTCGGTTTGTCCTATGATGAGATCCTGAAAACTGATTGCCTCGTGTATATTGACGAACTTGCCTCCTTGATGGGCACAAAACCCAATGTGCTGGCTCTGCTCTTGAAAGATCCAGTCCTGGCCATGAAAATTTTCTTTGGTCCATGCACAGCATACCAGTACCGCCTGACTGGACCGGGGAAGTGGaatggagccagacatgccatcCTAACCCAATGGGACCGGACAGTGAAGCCCACGAGAACACGAGTTGTAGCAGAGCCTCCAAACTTCTGTTTCAATTTACTTAAACTAATCAGcctttttgttctctttgctgCAATTTTTCTTGGTTTCAAGTAG